The segment GAGCACGGCGCACAGCACGATCCAGCCGAGCAGCACGATCCACGCCGGCGCGCCCAGGATCGCGAGCACCACGATCGGCACGACGCCGAGACCGACGACGAGCACGAGGCGACCGGTGACGAACACCTAGATCGGCACCCGGGTCTGCTGCACGACCGAGGCGAGCACGGCATCCGCCGACACGCCCTCCATCTCAGCGTCGGGGCGCAACTGGATGCGGTGACGCCAGACGGGCACGAGCATGGTCTGCACGTGATCGGGCGTCACGGCGGAGGAGCCGTTGAGCCATGCCCACGCCTTGGCGGCGGCGAGCAGCGCGGTCGATGCGCGCGGGCTGGCGCCCAGCAGCACCGACGGCGCCCGGCGGGTGGCGCGGGCGAGGTCGACGACGTAGCCGAGCACGTCGTCGGTCACCTCCACCCGGTCGGCGGCGTGCTGGGCGGCGACGATCTCGTCGCGCGAGACGACCGCGCGCAGGTCGGTGAGCTCACGCGGCGAGAAGCCGTCGGCGTGCTTGCGCAGCACGGCGACCTCGGCCTCGCGTTCGGGCATCGGTACGACGAGCTTCATGAGGAAGCGGTCCAGCTGCGCCTCGGGGAGCGTGTACGTGCCCTCGTGCTCGATCGGGTTCTGCGTGGCGGCCACGAGAAACGGGTCCGGCAGCGTGCGGCTGGCGCCGTCGGCGGACACCTGGCGCTCTTCCATCGCCTCCAGCAGCGCGGCCTGCGTCTTCGGGGGAGTGCGGTTGATCTCGTCGGCGAGCAGGATGTGCGTGAACACCGGACCGGGACGGAAGTCGAACTCACCGGAGCGCGCGTCGTACACGAGCGATCCGGTCACGTCTCCCGGCATGAGGTCGGGCGTGAACTGCACGCGCGTGGTGTCCAGGCCGAGGGCGCGGGAGAACGCTCGCACGACGAGCGTCTTCGCCACACCGGGCACGCCCTCCAGCAGCACGTGGCCGCGGGCGAGCAGCGCGACGAGGAGGCCGGTCACCGTACCGGCCTGGCCGACAACGGCCTTGTCGACCTCGGTGCGCACGCGATGCATGGCCTCGCGCAGTGCCGCATCCGCGGTGCCGGACGCCGGTCCGGATCCAGGCGCGGGTGCCGTGTCGTGCGCGGCGGCTGTGCCGTCTTCGAGGGCGCCATCAGGCTCGGGGCGGGGATCGGCGCCGGGAATCGGGTCGGTCACGGTGTGCTCCTTTCGGTGCGGGCGATGTCATCGACCGCGGTCTCGAGTGCGGCGAGGCGGCGCGCGTCGGCGACGAGCTCTGCATCGGAGGTGGGGAGGGGTGCTTCCAGCACGGCGCGCACGGAGTCCCGCGAGGTTCGGATGCGGTCGGCCGTAGCGTCGGCGATGGCCGCGACTCCCGCCGATTCCGGCATCGACAGCCGTGCGGCCAGGCGGGCCAGCGTACCGGTACGCAGCTCGGCGGCCGCGTGGCGCGCATCGCCGCCGCGGGCCGTGAGCCGTGCACGGCCCTGCATCGTCTCGGAGGCGCGCACGGTGACCGGCAGGGTCTCGGCGACGAGCGGGCCGAACCGGCGGCCGCGCCAGATCCCGGCCACGACCGCGGTGAGCAGCAGCAGGACGATCACCGGGGATACCCAGCCGGGGGTGAGCTCTCCGAGGGTCGCCTCGGCATCCGCATCGGAGATGTCGCTGTCGGAGAATGACGGCACGTACCAGACGACGCGTTCGCTCTGGCCCAGCAGCGCCATGCCGAGTGCCGCGTTTCCGTGCTCGGCGAGATGCTCGTTGGTGAGCAGGCGCGAGCCGTCGACGAGAGTCACCCGGCTCCCCTCGCGATCGGCGACGAGCACGGCCGCGGCATCCCCGTCGCCGAAGCATGTCGTCACGTCGTCGGCCGCACGGAACATTCGGTCGGGCACGATCGTGCCGACGCGGGCGAAACCCGCCTCGTCGCACGAGGGGCCGACAGGGTCGCTCGTGCCCGAGGCGTTCTCGCCGAGGTCGAGCAGACGCAGCATGCGCGAGCTCGCCGTGAGCAGCACGGTGCGCTCGGCACTGCCGACGAGCTCGAGCGCCGCCTCGTCGGAGAGCGGATAGGGGTCGGCCAGCACGAGCGTCGAGCGGTCGTCGAGATGCTGCACCGCGGCGGCCCGGTTGCGCACCACGACGACCTCGACGCCGGCGTCGCGCACGATCTCGGCCAGTGCGCGCGTTCCGCTGAAGCCTGCGCTCTCGGGGTCGAAACCCGAGGCGCGGGCGGGGGCGGTGGTGGCGAACGAGAGGCTCACCACGGCCACAGCGAGCACGACGACGGCGAGGAGGATCCATCCCAGTGCTTCGCGGAGGCGTCCGGGCGTGCGGTGGTAGGTGTCACCGCCTTCGGCCGCAGAGGAATAGTGCGCCGCGGGAGGCTCGACCCCCGCACCAGGATCAGATCGCGTCGGAGGGGCGACCGGTGCGGACGTGGTCGAAGCAGGCGCGCTCACACCAGCACCTCCACGGGTCGAGTGTTCGCCAGACGGTCATCGGTGTCGGCCAAGGTCCGGTAGCGGTCGGCCGTGCCGGGGTGGCGCAGGTACCGCACGTCGTCGAACCACGCCGCCGCGGCGCCGAGCGCATCGGCCTCGTGCGGGAACGGGGCACTCGCCTCGCGCGCGATGCGCTGCGCCGTCGCCCCTGGCGCGGGGGAGATGAGCTCCCGCTCCTGGAGGGCGCGGGCGAGCGCCCGGTAGCGGAGCACGATCGCCTCATCCCAGTCGCGGGATCGAGCACGGCTCTCCGCGTCGTCGCGCAGCTGGGCGGCGGAGCGGCCGTCGCTGCTGCCGAGCAGGTCGCCGATCGCCGATCGCCGCGTGAACGATCGACGCGGACGGCCCCAGATGATGAGCACCGCGATGAGCGCGCCGACGATGACGATCCCGGCGATCACGAGGGCGAGCGGGCCCAGTGCCTCCCCGCCGCGGGGCGAGAACAGGGTGCCGAGGAAGTCGACGATGGCGCGCGCCCACTCGTCGAACAACGTCGGCCGGGCCTCGACGTACGCCGTCTTCGACAGCTCCTGCTCGGCCTGCTGCCGTGCTGCGTCTCCATCGGGAACGAGGGGGAGATCGGCGAGGATCGCGATCATCCGCGGTCGGATCCGGGGGCCGTCCAGCCTCGGCCGTCATCCGCCCGCGGCGCGGTCGGAGGGGGCGCGGCCGGGGAAGCAGGAGGCGCGGTCGCCTGCGGCGGGTATGCCTGGTATCCGGGTGTCCGGTAGCCCTGATAGCCCTGGTAACCCTGCTGCGGGTACCCCTGTGTGTAGCCGTACCCCTGCGGATCGGGCGGAGGAGGAGGCGCGTCCCACACCGTCTTCTGCAGCGGGCGGTACTCGGCGGTCACGGCCCTGGTCGGATCGACGAGGAACGGGTCGCGTTCCACCGGCAGGCCGGCATGGATGCGCTCGACGGCGGCCAGCAGATCCTGGTCGAGGCCCTCGTGGCGCATCCGGCAGTCGAGGTACACGAGCGTGGCACCGGTGGACTGCACGACGGTGGAGATCGCCTGGATCACGATCACGAGCACCTGGGGCAGAACCGTCGCGAGCACGATGGTCAGAATCTGCGAGGCGTCGGGCGCGCCGGTCGGGGCGACGACGGGCACGATGAGCGAGCTCACCATGCTCGCCGGAACGCCGACGACCTGCGCAGCCGTGCCCATGATCAGCCCGATGAGGATGAGCACCCCGAAAGCGACCCAGAAGCGCCCGCGGATGAGCCGCCACGATCGCACGAGCGCGTCGCGCAGGGTGGCGCGTTCGAGCACGAGCACGCTCGGCACGAGCATGAGCTTGGTGCCCAGCCAGACGAACAGCGGGATCAGTCCGAGACCCACGAACGCCGTGCCGATGCCGGCGAAGACGAGGCCGCCTTCGGAGAAGCC is part of the Microbacterium pseudoresistens genome and harbors:
- a CDS encoding DUF4350 domain-containing protein; this encodes MSAPASTTSAPVAPPTRSDPGAGVEPPAAHYSSAAEGGDTYHRTPGRLREALGWILLAVVVLAVAVVSLSFATTAPARASGFDPESAGFSGTRALAEIVRDAGVEVVVVRNRAAAVQHLDDRSTLVLADPYPLSDEAALELVGSAERTVLLTASSRMLRLLDLGENASGTSDPVGPSCDEAGFARVGTIVPDRMFRAADDVTTCFGDGDAAAVLVADREGSRVTLVDGSRLLTNEHLAEHGNAALGMALLGQSERVVWYVPSFSDSDISDADAEATLGELTPGWVSPVIVLLLLTAVVAGIWRGRRFGPLVAETLPVTVRASETMQGRARLTARGGDARHAAAELRTGTLARLAARLSMPESAGVAAIADATADRIRTSRDSVRAVLEAPLPTSDAELVADARRLAALETAVDDIARTERSTP
- a CDS encoding AAA family ATPase, whose translation is MHRVRTEVDKAVVGQAGTVTGLLVALLARGHVLLEGVPGVAKTLVVRAFSRALGLDTTRVQFTPDLMPGDVTGSLVYDARSGEFDFRPGPVFTHILLADEINRTPPKTQAALLEAMEERQVSADGASRTLPDPFLVAATQNPIEHEGTYTLPEAQLDRFLMKLVVPMPEREAEVAVLRKHADGFSPRELTDLRAVVSRDEIVAAQHAADRVEVTDDVLGYVVDLARATRRAPSVLLGASPRASTALLAAAKAWAWLNGSSAVTPDHVQTMLVPVWRHRIQLRPDAEMEGVSADAVLASVVQQTRVPI
- a CDS encoding DUF4129 domain-containing protein — protein: MIAILADLPLVPDGDAARQQAEQELSKTAYVEARPTLFDEWARAIVDFLGTLFSPRGGEALGPLALVIAGIVIVGALIAVLIIWGRPRRSFTRRSAIGDLLGSSDGRSAAQLRDDAESRARSRDWDEAIVLRYRALARALQERELISPAPGATAQRIAREASAPFPHEADALGAAAAWFDDVRYLRHPGTADRYRTLADTDDRLANTRPVEVLV